A genome region from Cucurbita pepo subsp. pepo cultivar mu-cu-16 chromosome LG02, ASM280686v2, whole genome shotgun sequence includes the following:
- the LOC111788485 gene encoding sugar transport protein 10-like: protein MAGGGFVSQSGGKVYEGGVNAFVIITCMVAAMGGLIFGYDLGISGGVTSMETFLKQFFPSVYEQQEKAAGGNQYCKFDSQLLTLFTSSLYLAALFASFFASTVTRAFGRKMSMLVGGLVFLLGSILNGAAVNVEMLIIGRLLLGFGVGFANQSVPVYLSEMAPAKIRGALNIGFQMAITIGIFVANLINYGTAQIKGGWGWRLSLALAAVPAIMMSVGALFLPDTPNSILERGNTEKAKQMLKKIRGLDDVDEEFQDLVDACEAAKKVQHPWKNIMQPRYRPQLVICMFIPFFQQLTGINVITFYAPVLYKTLGFGDSASLMSAVISGAVNVLATIVSIVTVDRFGRKFLFLEGGIQMFISQIAVGLMIWKNFGVNGEGSMSGGKEADILLFLICVYVAGFAWSWGPLGWLVPSEICPLEIRSAGQAINVSVNMLLTFFIGQLFLSMLCHMKFGLFFFFAGFVAVMTVFIHFFLPETKNVPIEEMNGAWKAHWFWGKFIPDDAVIGHHHASNVELYGKXFF from the exons atggCCGGAGGTGGGTTTGTTTCTCAGTCCGGTGGTAAGGTCTATGAGGGAGGTGTCAATGCTTTTGTTATTATCACTTGTATGGTTGCAGCCATGGGCGGTCTCATCTTTGGATACGATCTCGGAATATCAG GAGGGGTGACTTCAATGGAAACTTTCCTGAAGCAATTCTTCCCATCAGTGTATGAACAACAAGAAAAGGCGGCAGGAGGGAACCAGTACTGCAAGTTTGACAGCCAGCTCCTCACATTGTTCACATCTTCACTATACTTGGCTGCATTATTTGCCTCTTTCTTTGCATCAACCGTAACCAGGgcttttggaagaaaaatgtcAATGCTGGTTGGAGGCTTAGTCTTCTTGTTGGGCTCAATCTTAAACGGAGCTGCTGTCAACGTCGAAATGCTAATCATCGGTCGATTGCTACTCGGATTCGGCGTCGGCTTTGCCAATCAG TCGGTTCCAGTTTACCTTTCGGAAATGGCACCCGCAAAAATCAGAGGAGCTCTAAACATCGGCTTCCAAATGGCCATTACCATAGGGATCTTTGTGGCAAATCTAATCAACTACGGAACAGCACAGATCAAAGGCGGATGGGGATGGAGGCTGTCCTTAGCCCTTGCAGCCGTGCCAGCAATCATGATGAGCGTTGGCGCGCTGTTCCTACCCGACACCCCCAACTCGATCCTCGAGCGAGGCAACACGGAGAAGGCGAAGCAGATGTTGAAAAAGATTAGAGGTTTGGATGATGTGGACGAGGAATTTCAAGACCTTGTGGACGCATGTGAGGCTGCAAAGAAAGTGCAACACCCTTGGAAGAACATCATGCAGCCAAGATACAGGCCTCAGCTTGTGATATGCATGTTCATCCCATTCTTCCAGCAGCTCACAGGAATCAATGTCATTACATTCTACGCACCGGTTCTGTATAAAACTCTCGGGTTCGGTGACAGCGCATCGCTCATGTCTGCGGTGATCTCGGGCGCGGTCAATGTCTTGGCGACGATCGTATCGATCGTGACAGTGGACAGGTTCGGTCGGAAGTTTTTGTTCCTGGAAGGAGGGATACAGATGTTCATTTCCCAAATTGCTGTGGGATTGATGATATGGAAGAATTTTGGAGTCAACGGTGAAGGATCAATGTCGGGAGGAAAAGAGGCTGATATCTTACTGTTTCTAATCTGTGTCTACGTGGCAGGGTTCGCGTGGTCGTGGGGGCCGTTAGGATGGTTGGTGCCAAGTGAGATCTGCCCGCTCGAGATTCGGTCGGCGGGTCAAGCAATCAACGTGTCGGTCAATATGTTGTTGACTTTCTTCATAGGTCAACTGTTCTTGTCAATGCTTTGCCACATGAAGTTTGgactgttcttcttctttgcagGGTTTGTGGCGGTTATGACCGTTTTCATACACTTCTTCTTGCCTGAGACAAAGAATGTCCCAATTGAGGAGATGAACGGTGCGTGGAAGGCTCACTGGTTTTGGGGGAAGTTCATTCCGGACGATGCTGTCATTGGCCATCATCATGCTTCCAATGTCGAGCTCTATGGCAAGGNttttttttag
- the LOC111785552 gene encoding F-box protein PP2-B10-like has product MGKGKGKGKDKGKAAADGGGIWSGGAVDFSALPEGCIAHILSFTSPQDVCRSASVSSTFRSAAEADAVWERFLPLEYGEEISDAVSKIFPPFASKKELYFHLCRVPVLIHGGAKSFSLDKKTGKKCFMIAPRELFIAWGDAPRYWRWTSDPESRFVELAELLSVCWLEIRGKIDTEMLSPGTLYAAYMVFRLLTTNGFQRQPVKVGVGLVGSEATEQTVYLENVDSEWRQRHPIVSRGIGLFNLNRRRVTIGTQVAMPNETTRNNAPAEDCSHRVVPKEREDGWLEVQLGVFFHDGGVNGELEMSVLEVKGGHWKSGLLIQGIEIRPKDLKT; this is encoded by the exons atgggaaagggaaagggaaagggcaAGGATAAGGGTAAAGCCGCCGCGGACGGCGGCGGAATTTGGTCCGGCGGGGCGGTTGACTTTTCGGCGCTTCCTGAAGGCTGCATCGCTCACATACTCTCCTTCACTTCTCCTCAAGATGTGTGCCGCTCCGCTTCCGTGTCCTCCACTTTTCGATCCGCCGCTGAAGCTGACGCCGTTTGGGAACGCTTTCTGCCGCTGGAATATGGCGAGGAAATTTCCGACGCTGTTTCGAAGATTTTTCCTCCTTTTGCTTCCAAGAAAGAGCTCTATTTCCATCTCTGCCGCGTCCCTGTTCTAATCCACGGCGGCGCTAAG AGCTTCTCACTGGATAAAAAAACAGGGAAGAAATGCTTCATGATCGCTCCAAGAGAGCTCTTCATTGCCTGGGGCGATGCTCCAAGGTATTGGAGATGGACTTCTGATCCTGAATCAAG GTTTGTGGAGCTAGCAGAGCTACTGAGCGTATGTTGGCTTGAGATCAGGGGCAAGATAGATACAGAAATGCTATCACCAGGCACATTATATGCAGCCTATATGGTGTTCAGGCTACTAACAACCAACGGCTTCCAACGCCAGCCCGTCAAGGTTGGAGTCGGCCTTGTCGGGTCCGAAGCAACCGAGCAAACGGTTTATTTAGAGAATGTAGATAGTGAATGGCGACAGCGCCACCCAATTGTGTCGAGGGGGATCGGCCTTTTCAACCTTAACAGACGACGCGTCACAATCGGCACACAGGTAGCTATGCCAAATGAAACCACCAGGAACAATGCCCCAGCCGAGGACTGCAGTCACCGCGTCGTCCCGAAGGAGAGGGAGGACGGGTGGCTCGAGGTTCAGCTTGGTGTGTTCTTCCATGATGGGGGGGTCAATGGGGAGCTGGAGATGAGCGTGTTGGAGGTCAAGGGTGGGCATTGGAAGAGCGGTTTGCTTATACAGGGAATTGAAATCAGGCCAAAAGACTTGAAGACCTAA